A genomic stretch from Spongiibacter nanhainus includes:
- the paaG gene encoding 2-(1,2-epoxy-1,2-dihydrophenyl)acetyl-CoA isomerase PaaG, whose product MDYKNIRFSVESGVGFITLNRPETLNSFTVDMHLEFREALTKCAEDESIRCVLLTGEGRGFCAGQDLNDRAVSPGDAAPDLGESVEKYYNPMIRLITTMEKPVICAVNGVAAGAGANIAFACDIVIAARSANFIESFCKLGLIPDSGGTWSLPRLVGLPRAKAIAMLGPKISAEQAQQWGMIWDVADDDALQETATKLATQLATQPTKGFAFTKQALSASATNSLDQQLELEKELMRAAGQTEDYKEGVDAFMNKRKPSFVGR is encoded by the coding sequence ATGGATTATAAAAATATTCGTTTTAGTGTTGAGTCTGGCGTGGGGTTTATCACCCTGAATCGCCCGGAAACATTGAACAGTTTCACTGTCGACATGCATCTGGAGTTCAGGGAGGCGCTGACCAAATGCGCCGAGGATGAATCGATACGCTGTGTGCTGCTAACCGGCGAAGGCCGGGGCTTCTGTGCTGGTCAGGACTTGAACGATCGCGCGGTGTCACCCGGCGACGCGGCACCGGACTTGGGGGAGTCTGTGGAGAAATACTACAACCCCATGATTCGCCTGATCACCACAATGGAAAAGCCGGTGATCTGCGCCGTTAACGGTGTTGCTGCCGGTGCCGGAGCCAACATCGCTTTTGCCTGCGACATCGTGATTGCGGCGCGCTCCGCCAACTTCATTGAGTCCTTCTGCAAGCTGGGTCTTATCCCCGATTCCGGTGGCACTTGGTCATTGCCCCGCTTAGTGGGTCTGCCACGGGCAAAAGCGATCGCCATGTTAGGCCCTAAAATCTCTGCGGAGCAAGCTCAGCAGTGGGGAATGATTTGGGACGTGGCGGATGATGACGCGCTGCAGGAAACCGCCACAAAACTGGCAACGCAATTGGCCACCCAGCCAACCAAGGGCTTTGCCTTTACCAAGCAGGCACTGTCTGCCTCTGCGACCAATAGTCTCGATCAACAGCTAGAGCTGGAGAAAGAGTTAATGAGGGCTGCCGGGCAAACAGAAGACTATAAAGAAGGCGTCGATGCGTTTATGAACAAGCGCAAACCGTCTTTTGTCGGGCGCTGA
- the paaX gene encoding phenylacetic acid degradation operon negative regulatory protein PaaX produces MPKNNTDNTLEEWVEHYIKTEEPRSKSLIISVFGDAISPYSEGIWLGELIQLMEAFDINERLVRTNAFRLSDEGWLTSQKQGRRSFYSLTQSGTRRFESAYKHIYQSYNIDWDGQWTLVILQKNFEATTERTELRKELEWNGFSLLSNGVFLHPLASLDTARQIVERNGYQDLALIFRARSIEDSDDFSNKQKIRDSWNLGEVKERYLKFIADFKPASKLLKKSKLTPQLAFQLQTLMIHSFRRANLHDPLLPNELLPHDWPHNEAFELCKSVYHVTCEQAHRYVRETTTIDTRSNSGDRLNIAVKDRFK; encoded by the coding sequence ATGCCCAAAAATAATACCGACAACACCTTGGAAGAATGGGTTGAGCACTACATTAAAACGGAGGAGCCACGCTCCAAATCACTGATCATCTCCGTCTTTGGTGATGCCATATCGCCGTACTCAGAAGGGATCTGGCTGGGCGAGCTGATTCAACTGATGGAGGCCTTTGATATCAACGAGCGTCTGGTGCGCACCAACGCATTTAGGCTCTCCGACGAAGGCTGGCTCACCTCCCAAAAGCAGGGTCGACGCAGTTTTTATTCTCTCACACAATCCGGCACCCGCCGCTTTGAATCGGCCTACAAGCATATCTATCAGTCCTACAACATCGACTGGGATGGGCAGTGGACACTGGTTATCCTGCAAAAGAACTTCGAGGCCACTACAGAGCGCACTGAACTGCGCAAAGAGCTGGAGTGGAACGGCTTTAGTCTGCTATCAAACGGGGTATTCCTGCACCCACTGGCGAGCCTGGATACTGCAAGACAGATCGTTGAGCGCAACGGCTACCAGGACCTGGCGCTGATCTTCAGGGCCCGCTCGATTGAGGATTCCGATGATTTCAGTAACAAGCAAAAGATCCGCGACAGCTGGAATCTGGGAGAAGTCAAAGAGCGCTATTTAAAGTTTATCGCCGACTTTAAACCTGCCTCCAAACTGCTTAAAAAGAGTAAGCTAACACCACAACTGGCATTTCAGTTACAGACGCTAATGATCCACTCCTTCCGTCGCGCCAACCTCCACGACCCCCTGCTGCCAAACGAGCTGCTTCCCCACGACTGGCCCCACAACGAAGCCTTTGAGTTGTGCAAAAGCGTTTATCACGTAACCTGCGAGCAAGCCCACCGCTATGTCCGCGAAACCACCACCATCGATACCCGCTCAAATAGTGGCGACCGACTGAACATCGCAGTGAAAGACCGGTTTAAATAG
- a CDS encoding 3-hydroxyacyl-CoA dehydrogenase NAD-binding domain-containing protein: MANENTVFEIESASYELFGGIAKVAISNPPINAISASVRRTILAALAKAEADNAALVLLYCQGNTYIAGADISEFGKPQAYPELPDVIAAIENSTIPVLVAMHGNALGGGLEIAMAGHYRAALTGTKLGLPEVNLGILPGSGGTQRLPRLVGAEKALSMILSGKPISTQDAKDSGLIDAVIEGEWPGAAIDYAGKLLASGPSPRRTGELSVANANAEIFAKAREKQSNSGNRLLAPNYIIDLVELASQSDIALGQQQERERFLECRASRGSQSLRHLFFAERTAAKPKGIDSDVKPRSIENVAVIGAGTMGGGIAMCFATAGYKVTLVELSEENLQRGLSTIGKNYQKGVDRGISSQSKADAALSRITGTTQMEDVASADLVVEATFESMEVKHSVFAKLDAHCKPGCIMATNTSYLDINEMAAATSRPQDVIGAHFFSPAHIMKLLEVVRADKTAPDAVKTLMQVAKRIGKTPVTVGVCYGFVGNRMLQKYARQAQLLLVEGATPKQIDSAIKEWGMAMGPLSVADLAGLDISYFSRRNQGIEVGSLPECSVPDELVDEKRLGRKTGAGFYQYDPDSGKQSEDPYVIEKIQAHAKKWGIPQRQISDEEIADRLILALVNEGAKILQEGIADRASDIDVVYVNGYGFPRWRGGPMFYAETYGLANAVARMRQFQEQTGDDFWQPAPLLCKAAESDAGTLEIGKIAD, encoded by the coding sequence ATGGCAAACGAAAACACGGTATTTGAAATAGAATCAGCAAGTTACGAGCTATTTGGTGGCATCGCTAAGGTCGCCATCAGCAACCCTCCTATCAATGCCATTTCCGCCTCTGTTCGGCGCACGATCCTTGCCGCTCTCGCCAAGGCAGAGGCAGATAACGCCGCTTTGGTACTGCTCTACTGCCAAGGCAACACCTACATTGCCGGCGCCGATATATCCGAGTTCGGCAAACCTCAGGCCTACCCAGAACTACCGGACGTCATCGCCGCTATTGAGAACTCAACAATCCCGGTGTTGGTCGCCATGCACGGCAATGCCCTTGGCGGCGGACTGGAAATTGCCATGGCCGGCCATTACCGGGCCGCGCTGACTGGCACCAAGTTGGGTCTACCGGAAGTAAACCTCGGCATCCTTCCCGGCTCCGGGGGAACACAGCGGCTACCGAGATTGGTGGGTGCCGAAAAAGCGCTGAGCATGATCCTGAGCGGAAAGCCAATAAGCACCCAGGACGCAAAAGACAGCGGCCTGATAGATGCCGTTATCGAGGGCGAATGGCCCGGGGCCGCCATCGACTATGCTGGCAAGCTGCTAGCCAGCGGCCCCAGCCCCCGACGCACCGGCGAGCTTTCCGTTGCCAATGCCAACGCCGAGATTTTTGCCAAAGCGCGTGAAAAACAGAGCAACAGCGGCAACCGGCTACTGGCACCCAACTACATTATCGACCTGGTGGAGTTAGCCTCCCAAAGCGACATTGCGCTAGGCCAGCAGCAGGAGAGAGAGCGCTTTCTTGAATGCCGCGCCTCTCGGGGATCACAATCTCTTCGGCACCTGTTCTTTGCCGAGCGGACCGCTGCCAAACCCAAAGGCATCGATAGCGATGTGAAGCCCAGAAGTATCGAGAACGTCGCCGTTATTGGCGCCGGGACCATGGGCGGCGGTATCGCAATGTGCTTCGCGACGGCCGGCTATAAGGTCACACTGGTTGAGTTAAGCGAAGAAAACCTACAGCGCGGACTCAGCACCATCGGCAAGAACTACCAGAAGGGTGTGGATCGAGGTATTAGCTCCCAAAGCAAAGCCGACGCGGCATTGTCACGGATAACCGGCACCACCCAGATGGAAGACGTCGCCAGCGCCGACCTGGTTGTGGAAGCCACCTTTGAGAGCATGGAAGTGAAGCACAGTGTGTTCGCCAAACTGGACGCGCACTGCAAGCCCGGTTGCATCATGGCCACCAATACCTCCTACCTGGACATCAATGAGATGGCCGCCGCTACCAGCCGACCGCAAGACGTTATTGGCGCCCATTTCTTTAGCCCTGCCCACATCATGAAACTGCTGGAAGTAGTGCGGGCCGATAAGACCGCCCCGGATGCGGTCAAGACGCTGATGCAGGTCGCTAAACGTATAGGCAAAACCCCAGTCACCGTCGGCGTTTGCTACGGCTTCGTCGGCAACCGCATGCTGCAAAAATACGCCCGCCAGGCGCAACTGTTATTGGTGGAAGGGGCGACGCCCAAGCAAATCGACAGCGCCATCAAGGAATGGGGCATGGCCATGGGGCCGCTGTCAGTAGCCGACCTGGCCGGTCTGGATATTAGCTACTTCTCCCGCCGTAACCAAGGTATTGAAGTTGGCAGCCTACCCGAGTGCTCGGTACCCGATGAACTGGTTGACGAAAAGCGCCTGGGCCGAAAAACCGGGGCTGGTTTTTATCAATACGATCCCGACAGCGGCAAGCAATCTGAAGACCCTTACGTTATCGAAAAAATTCAGGCTCACGCCAAAAAATGGGGCATCCCCCAGCGCCAAATCAGTGACGAGGAAATCGCCGACCGCTTAATACTCGCGCTTGTAAATGAGGGGGCAAAGATACTGCAAGAAGGCATCGCCGACCGGGCCAGCGATATCGATGTTGTCTACGTCAACGGCTACGGCTTTCCCCGCTGGCGCGGTGGGCCGATGTTTTATGCTGAGACCTATGGGCTTGCCAATGCCGTTGCCAGAATGCGGCAATTCCAAGAGCAAACCGGCGACGACTTTTGGCAACCCGCGCCGCTACTTTGCAAAGCGGCAGAAAGCGACGCAGGCACACTGGAAATTGGCAAGATCGCCGATTGA
- the paaZ gene encoding phenylacetic acid degradation bifunctional protein PaaZ codes for MKLNSYVCGKWHEGASQGVETFNAITGATVCHVSSDGIDFGEVVRYGRDVGGSALRAMTFHERATALKNMAKALIADKEKYYEISTQTGATRADGWVDIEGGLGTVFSYASLANRELPNDTVLVEGDTEQLSKHGSFLGRHILTSKPGVSVHINAFNFPCWGMLEKIAPSLIAGVPVIIKPATPSAYLSEAMVRDMVEGGFFPEGAIQIICGSVGDLLEHLGEQDVVTFTGSASTGRKLRTHPNIIANSIPFTMEADSLNAAILGESVSEDDPEFELFLKEISKEMTIKAGQKCTAIRRVIVPREKVKAVVDGLAAKLDKIAMGDASQDGVRMGALISRDQVQDVKEQVAKLAQECEIVHGGSDDFEVVGADKEKGAFYPKTVLYCDKPFEKTLVHEVEAFGPVTTVMPYDELDDAIKIAQLGKGSLVASVYSFDDAETKKLVTSAAAWHGRMLILNRDCAKESTGHGSPLMPLVHGGPGRAGGGEELGGLRAVKHYMQRTAIQGSPRSLTAVTSEYHRGAELQTDGVHPFRKYFEDLVIGETLVTHRRTVTEADIVNFGCLSGDHFYAHFDEIAAQDSFFGKRVAHGYFVISAAAGLFVDPGKGPVIANYGLESLRFIEPVGIGETIQAKLTVKKKIKKAQRGDEKPNGVVQWAVEVVNQNDEAVALYDILTLVERRDV; via the coding sequence ATGAAGCTCAATAGCTACGTTTGCGGCAAGTGGCATGAAGGTGCCAGCCAGGGTGTTGAAACCTTTAACGCCATTACTGGTGCCACGGTTTGTCATGTCAGCAGTGACGGCATCGACTTTGGCGAGGTGGTGCGCTACGGGCGGGATGTCGGTGGTAGCGCGCTGAGAGCAATGACCTTCCACGAGCGAGCCACGGCGCTGAAAAATATGGCGAAAGCGCTGATTGCCGACAAAGAAAAGTACTATGAGATTTCCACTCAGACCGGCGCGACCCGCGCGGATGGTTGGGTTGATATCGAAGGCGGGTTGGGCACGGTGTTTTCCTATGCCAGCCTGGCAAACCGCGAACTGCCCAACGACACTGTTCTGGTTGAAGGTGACACCGAGCAGCTGTCCAAGCACGGCTCATTCTTGGGGCGCCATATTCTGACCTCCAAGCCTGGTGTGTCGGTTCATATCAACGCATTTAACTTCCCCTGCTGGGGCATGTTGGAAAAAATCGCTCCGAGTCTAATCGCGGGCGTGCCGGTGATTATCAAGCCCGCTACCCCAAGTGCCTACCTGTCGGAGGCGATGGTGCGGGATATGGTGGAAGGCGGCTTCTTCCCCGAGGGCGCTATTCAGATTATCTGTGGTTCTGTTGGTGACCTGTTGGAGCATCTGGGCGAACAGGACGTTGTCACCTTTACCGGTTCTGCCAGCACTGGGCGCAAACTACGTACCCACCCCAATATTATTGCCAATTCCATCCCCTTCACGATGGAGGCGGACTCCCTCAACGCGGCCATTCTCGGCGAGTCGGTTAGCGAAGATGATCCTGAGTTTGAGCTTTTTCTGAAGGAAATCAGCAAGGAAATGACCATCAAGGCGGGGCAGAAGTGTACCGCTATCCGCCGGGTTATTGTTCCCCGGGAAAAAGTCAAAGCTGTTGTCGATGGCCTCGCTGCAAAGCTCGACAAAATCGCTATGGGTGATGCCTCCCAGGACGGTGTCCGTATGGGGGCCTTGATCAGCCGCGATCAGGTTCAGGACGTGAAAGAGCAGGTTGCCAAGCTGGCTCAGGAGTGCGAGATCGTGCACGGCGGCAGTGACGATTTTGAGGTGGTGGGTGCCGATAAAGAAAAAGGCGCCTTCTATCCCAAGACGGTGTTGTACTGCGACAAGCCCTTTGAGAAAACCCTGGTCCATGAGGTGGAAGCCTTTGGTCCGGTTACCACGGTCATGCCCTACGACGAGTTGGATGACGCTATTAAAATTGCCCAGCTAGGCAAGGGCAGTCTGGTGGCTTCTGTGTACAGCTTTGATGACGCTGAAACCAAAAAGCTGGTGACCTCGGCTGCCGCTTGGCACGGTCGTATGTTGATTCTGAATCGCGACTGCGCCAAAGAGTCCACCGGTCACGGCTCGCCGCTGATGCCGCTGGTGCATGGTGGTCCCGGCCGCGCCGGTGGCGGTGAAGAGTTGGGTGGTCTGCGCGCGGTTAAGCACTACATGCAGCGTACCGCCATCCAGGGCTCACCACGCTCGCTAACCGCGGTGACATCGGAGTATCACCGGGGTGCCGAGTTGCAGACTGACGGTGTTCACCCCTTCCGTAAATACTTTGAAGACCTGGTTATTGGCGAGACCTTGGTCACCCACCGTCGCACAGTGACAGAAGCGGACATTGTTAACTTCGGTTGTTTGAGTGGCGACCATTTCTACGCTCACTTCGATGAAATCGCCGCACAGGATTCCTTCTTCGGTAAGCGGGTAGCGCACGGCTACTTTGTTATTTCTGCGGCTGCCGGACTGTTTGTCGATCCGGGCAAGGGGCCGGTTATCGCCAACTACGGCTTGGAAAGTCTTCGGTTTATCGAGCCCGTCGGCATTGGTGAAACAATCCAAGCCAAGCTGACGGTTAAAAAGAAGATCAAAAAAGCGCAACGCGGTGATGAAAAACCCAATGGTGTCGTGCAATGGGCTGTAGAGGTCGTGAACCAGAACGACGAAGCCGTAGCGTTGTACGACATATTGACCCTGGTAGAGCGTCGCGACGTTTAA
- the pcaF gene encoding 3-oxoadipyl-CoA thiolase, which translates to MDPLVAYICDAQRTAIGRYGGALAEVRADDLGAVPMKALMERNTSVNWEQVDDVFYGCANQAGEDNRNVARMSSLLAGLPSAVPGTTINRLCGSGLDAVGTAARAIRAGEINLAIAGGVESMSRAPFVMPKATSAFDRRAEVFDTTIGWRFVNKKLKDQYGIDSMPETAENVAAAFDISRADQDAFAVRSHAKAHAAQQAGRFDAEICPVIIPQRKGEPVVVDKDEHIRPQTTYEKLSSLPTPFRDNGSVTAGNASGVNDGACALLIASAEGVRKHGLTPKAKILGMASSGLEPKIMGFGPYEASKKVLKLVGLSIDDMDVIELNEAFASQGLAVIRALGLKDDDPRINPNGGAIALGHPLGMSGARLVSTAMYELVQKQKRFALCTMCIGVGQGIALVIERVSD; encoded by the coding sequence ATGGATCCGCTAGTAGCCTACATTTGTGACGCGCAGCGCACAGCGATAGGGCGTTATGGTGGTGCCCTCGCTGAAGTACGCGCTGACGACCTTGGCGCCGTCCCAATGAAGGCACTGATGGAACGCAACACGAGCGTCAACTGGGAACAGGTTGACGATGTATTTTACGGCTGCGCCAATCAGGCGGGAGAAGATAACCGCAATGTGGCGCGGATGTCTTCACTGCTTGCCGGGTTGCCCAGCGCTGTCCCGGGCACAACGATCAATCGGCTCTGTGGGTCCGGTCTCGATGCAGTGGGAACCGCGGCGCGGGCAATACGCGCTGGCGAGATTAATCTGGCGATCGCCGGCGGTGTGGAGTCGATGTCTCGTGCACCCTTCGTTATGCCTAAAGCCACTTCAGCCTTTGACCGGCGCGCGGAAGTTTTCGATACCACTATTGGCTGGCGCTTCGTCAACAAAAAGTTAAAGGATCAATACGGTATCGATTCGATGCCGGAGACGGCTGAAAACGTGGCCGCAGCGTTTGATATCAGCCGAGCCGATCAGGATGCCTTTGCAGTGCGCTCTCATGCGAAAGCGCATGCCGCGCAGCAGGCGGGGCGTTTCGATGCGGAAATCTGTCCGGTGATAATTCCGCAGCGCAAAGGTGAGCCGGTTGTTGTCGACAAAGATGAGCACATTCGTCCGCAAACCACCTACGAAAAGCTTTCGAGTTTGCCTACGCCGTTTCGTGATAACGGCTCAGTAACAGCCGGTAATGCATCCGGAGTTAACGACGGTGCGTGTGCATTGCTTATCGCCTCTGCTGAGGGCGTGCGTAAACACGGCCTGACACCAAAAGCAAAAATACTCGGTATGGCGTCCAGTGGATTGGAACCCAAAATCATGGGCTTCGGACCTTACGAAGCCTCTAAAAAAGTCCTCAAGTTAGTAGGGCTGAGCATAGATGATATGGATGTCATCGAACTCAACGAAGCGTTTGCTTCTCAGGGATTGGCGGTCATTCGGGCTCTGGGCCTGAAAGACGATGACCCGAGAATAAATCCCAATGGTGGTGCCATCGCGCTGGGCCACCCCTTGGGAATGAGTGGCGCGAGATTGGTTTCGACAGCCATGTATGAGTTGGTACAGAAGCAGAAGCGATTTGCCCTATGCACTATGTGTATTGGTGTTGGTCAGGGAA